TGCTGCAGTGGGGCGGTACGAACCCTGCCCCTAGGGTATCCGCCCACTCATTAGCCCCAGGGTCCTATCGGTTATGCGTATAGTCTCCTCGGCAGACTTTGCAGCCTCCATAACGGCTCTGATGGCGTCTATGTTCTCTGGCACTACTATGGACTCTTGATGCACAGCTTGCATCCATATTACTTCCCTGCCTCCTAGCACAGCTACGCTATCTAGCCATACTACTAGCTCGGGTATGTCGTAGCGCTTTCTCCCGAGATCCCTAGCATACTCGACGAGGTCTGCTGTGCTAGCCAAGCCTAGCCCTGCGTCAGCTAGCAGTATTCTCGGCGTCTGCTCTAACGCGGATACCACGTCGTCGCGGGTTACTTCCTCCTCGAGCTCCGCGAACACTATGTGCACGTGCATTAGTGTCGTAGGCACGACGACAGCTGTAGTGGCTATATCGAGGCTCGGTAGAACGGTCTTTACGTCAACTGCATGGTGGCTTGGAAGCTTAGCAGGATTCGGGACAATGGCGTTGACAGGGCCGCGCTTCACTTCCTTAGGGTCTGATGCGCGGCGTACTATGGTTGCCCTAACCTTCTTTATTTTAGCTATCTTAGATAGGGCACATATGCTCCTTAGGAGGCCAGTAGTATTGCATGAGACTACGCGCACGCTTTTCTTGCCTAGTGCCTCCTCGTAGTTGCAGAACGTGTTGAAGGATACTTCGGCTACTTCTGGCTTCTCACCGCCCTGGAATATGGCTTTCACGCCAAAGCGCTCATATACATGCTTATACTCCTTTCCAACACCGCCGGGTGTTGCGTCTACTACGACATCTACCTTCTCGAGAAGGTCTTCGAGAGACCCCTCTACCGGTATGCCCTTCTCCCTGAAGGCGTCTAGCCGGTCGCTTGGCGCGTATAGGGGTATGCCGCTGGATACCGCGTACTTAGCTACGTAGTCCGGTTTGGTCTTCACTACACCGGCCAGCTCCATGTCGGGTTGCTTCGATATGGCTTCGGCTACGCGCTTGCCTATTGTGCCAAACCCGTTTACAGCA
The window above is part of the Pyrodictium abyssi genome. Proteins encoded here:
- a CDS encoding type II glyceraldehyde-3-phosphate dehydrogenase, with the protein product MARIRVAVNGFGTIGKRVAEAISKQPDMELAGVVKTKPDYVAKYAVSSGIPLYAPSDRLDAFREKGIPVEGSLEDLLEKVDVVVDATPGGVGKEYKHVYERFGVKAIFQGGEKPEVAEVSFNTFCNYEEALGKKSVRVVSCNTTGLLRSICALSKIAKIKKVRATIVRRASDPKEVKRGPVNAIVPNPAKLPSHHAVDVKTVLPSLDIATTAVVVPTTLMHVHIVFAELEEEVTRDDVVSALEQTPRILLADAGLGLASTADLVEYARDLGRKRYDIPELVVWLDSVAVLGGREVIWMQAVHQESIVVPENIDAIRAVMEAAKSAEETIRITDRTLGLMSGRIP